AAATGCCTggtgccatatatatatataatccatgaaatatataaatataaaaaatatatatgtatatatatttgttggatgatggatggatggatggatggatggatgatggataagtggatggatgaaaaagtggaaagatggatggatagatggatgaatggatggatggaaaggtggaaggatggatggatggatggatggatggatggatggatggatggatggatggtaagGTGGAAGgactgatggatggatggatggatggatggatggatggatggatggatggatggaaaggtggaaggatggatggatggatggatggatggatggatggatggatggaaagatggaaggattgatggatggatggatggatgatggaaaGGTGgaaggatgagtggatggatggatggatggatggaaaggtgaaaggatggatgaatgggtaagTGGAAaggtggaggatggatggatgatggatgatggatggataaatggatcgATGAAAAGGTGGAAGGAcggatggatgatagatggatgatggatgagaCATGGCCCAGagctgaaggggagggaggaagtcaAGCTAGCTCAGAACTTCCTGCTTGAGGACTTTAATGGGAGGGATGGAGGTTATGAAGAACAAGTGTTCTCAACAATAGTGAATGTGAGGTGACGGCTGAACCTTCTGGGGCGTGGTGGGCAGGGAGTTACCATGTAGACCGTCTGGGGTCATGGTAGCTAATGTTGTTGAGTGGTGGCTACATATGTGCCAACTGACCTCCCCAAATGTCCCTTCCAGATACTCCACCCGCTGGCCCGTGCTCCCTGGGGAGCCAGTCCGCATGCTCACCGGAAGTCTTTGCTGGAACTCCGAGAAAAGGTGAGCCCTGAGCCCGGTGCCTGCTAGGATGCAGAGAGCATCACGTACCCAACCATCCAGCTGAGAACAGATTAGACAAAAACAGGCGTGCATCTCTCCTTTGCACATAACCGGACGTCTTAGGGTGGGTGGCTGCAGAATGCATGCGATGGATTAATAATACCATCcaagccctcaccggtttggctcagtggatagagcgtcagcctgcggactgaagagtcccaggttccattccggtcaaggtcatgtaccttggttgcgggcacatccccagtaggaggtgtgcaggaggcagctgatggatgtttctctctcatcgatgtttctaattctctatccctctcccttcctctctgaaaaaaaaaaaaccaataaaatatattaaaaaataaatactgatttctattaaaataaaaataataataataataacaccatCCAAGCCCCAGCTTCTTCCTGTGTTTCCATGCTCTGTTGGCCTTTTGTCCCAAGGcttatcatcccaataaatcaatgaaaatatattttaaaagaaccaatgactgcataaataggtggaacaacaaattgatgtttcctcccgccccccgccccccatctctctaaaaatcaaacaaaaacccACTTCCCATGTTAATGCTTCTGCGTCCCCTGGGGAGGGAAGATCTTTGTAGGGAAGGAAGTACCAAGGTTCTCAGGCTCCATCTAGAAAGATTGCAGAGCAAGCAGGCGCCTGCTgcgctttattttcattttttatagtaaAGGTGGAAATTGATCAAAGAATAatacatggggagggggaaagagtcccttatttttattttcttaaatatttttttttattgatttcagagaggaagggagaggaagagatagaaacatccatgatgagaatcatccataggctgcctcctgcacgccccctactggggatcgagcccttaacccaggcctgtgccctgaccgggaatcgaaccgtgacctcctggttcatagatccggGCTCCACCCTTGAGCCACGCTGCGCTTTAGCTCAGGAATTCAGGGGAGCTTGCTGAtgagtgtcccccccccccccaatccttcGTTCCTTCCCATTAGATCCCCGGGAAACCTACCGGGACCACGTCCGCAGGAAGTTCCGGCTGATGGAGGACCGCAACGCGCGCCTGGGCGAGTGCGTCAACTTCAGCCACCGCTACACGCGGCTGCTCCTGGTGAAGGAACACTCCACCCCGCTGCGGGCCCAGCAGAAGCTGCTGGACATGGGCCGGGCGCACGCCAGGGCcgggggccaccaggccagccTCATCCAGATGGACACCCTGTTCGAGCCGGACGCCGAGCGGCCGGAGCCCCCCCGCACCGTGGTCCTGCAGGGCGCGGCGGGCATGGGCAAGTCCATGCTGGCCCACAAGGCCATGCTGGACTGGGCCGACGGCCGGCTCTTCCAGGGCCGCTTCGACTACCTCTTCTACATCAACTGCCGGGAGATGAACCGCGGCGCCCCCGAGCGCAGCGCGCGGGACCTCCTCTCCGGCTGCTGGCCCGAGCCCAGCGCGCCCCTCGGGGAGCTGCTGCGCGTCCCCGAGCGCCTCCTGTTCATCATCGACGGCTTCGACGAGCTGCAGCCCTCCTTCCACGACCCCCGCGGCCCCTGGTGCGTGGGCTGGGAGGAGAAGCGGCCCCCGGAGCTGCTGCTCAGCAGCCTGATCCACAAGAAGCTGCTGCCCGAGGCGTCTCTGCTCATCACCACCAGGCCCACGGCGCTGGAGAAGCTGCACCGGCTGCTCGAGCATCCCCGGCACGTGGAGATCCTGGGCTTCTCGGAGGCCGAGAGGAAGGAGTACTTCCACAAGTACTTCCAGGACGCCGAGCAGGCCCGCCACGTCTTCAGCTGCGTGCGGGACAACGAGCCGCTGTTCACGCTGTGCTTCGTGCCGCTGGTGTGCTGGGTGGTGTGCACCTGCCTCAAGCAGCAGCTGGAGGGCGGGGGGCTCCGGAGACAGGCCACCCGGACCACCACGGCCGTGTACCTGCTCTACCTGCTGAGCCTGATGCAGCCCCGGCCCGGGTCCCCCACGCTCCGGCGCCCACCCAACCAGACGGGACTGTGCTCCCTGGCGGCCGACGGCCTCTGGAGCCAGAAGATCCTCTTCGAGGAGCAGGACCTGCGGAGACACGGCCTGGACGGGGCGGACGTCTCCTCCTTCCTCAACATGAACATCTTCCAGAAGGACATCAACTGCGAGAAGTTCTACAGCTTCATCCACCTGAGCTTCCAGGAATTCTTCGCCGCCGTGTACTACGTCCTGGACGGGGCGGACCGGGCGGCCGGCCCCGAGCGGAGCCTGGCCCGGCTGCTGGCCGAGTACGGGCTGTCGGAGAGGAGCGCCCTGGCGCTCACCGTCCGCTTCCTGTTCGGGCTCCTGAACGAGGAGGCCAGGAGCTACCTGGAGGAGACGCTGGGCTGGAAGGTCTCGCCGCGCGTCCAGGCGGAGCTGCTGGAGTGGATCCGGGGCAAGGCGCTGAGCGAGGGCTCCACGCTGCAGCAGGGCGCCCTGGAGCTGCTCAGCTGCCTCTATGAGATCCAGGAGGAGGCGTTCATCCGGCGGGCCCTGAGCCACTTCCAGGTGGTGGTGGTCAGCGACATGGCCACCAAGATGGAGCACGCAGTCTCCGCCTTCTGCCTGAAGCACTGCGCCAACGCCCTGGTGCTGCACCTGCACGGGGCCGCCTACCGGgcggacgaggaggaggaggaggaggaggaggaggaagaggaggaggaggaggagggggccaggcgggcatcGTAAGTACTGGCTGTCCAAGCGCAGGCTCCTAACCAAGTTCATGTTCTCAGCCGGGGTGTGACatggccccagcccagggcatcCTTGGCACCATCTGGAGAAATACTTGGTGGTGATGACCCtggggaaatggggaggggggcggggcgctgCCTGCATCTCTCAGGAAGAGGGCAGGGAGGCTGGCGGACACCCCCCTGGGGCGTGGCCGCCCCATATCAAAGTGGCCTGGCTGCCCCATGTCAGTAGTATCccggttggctgcctcctctgACACAATAGCCATGAGGACTAAGTTGGGGCCTATGTCAAGGAGATTGTGTTCAATcaagaaatattactcagcccggccggcgtggctcagtgggtagagcgtcggcctgcggactgaagggtcccaggttcaattccggtcaagggcatgtaccttggttgcaggcacatccccagtagggagtgtgcaggaggcagctggttaatgtttctctatcatgatgtttctctctcatcgatgtttctaactctctattcctctcccttcctctctgtaaaaaaaatcaaataaaatatatttttttttaaaaagaaagaaatattattcagcccagccagcgtgacttagtggttgagcgttgacctatgaatcaggaggtcatgggtcaattctcggtcagggcacatgcccaggttgtggggtccaCCCCCAgtgagctgatcaatgattctctctcatcattgatgtttctatctctctcttgctctcccttcctctccaaaatcaataaaaatttatttttttaaaaaagaagaaatattatcCAGACACTtgtccatcaataaatgaatggagccctggctggggtggctcagttggttggagtgtcatcccatacaccaaaaggtggtgggtttgattcctggtcagagcacatacccaggctgtgggttcaattcccagtagggtgAGTatggaggcaaccgattgatgtttctctctctctaaaaatcaataaaatagatagatggatagatagacagatagatggatgggtagatagatagatagatagatagatagatagatagagatgagctgggtccggccagtgtggctccatggttgagtgtcgacccatgaggttacaggtttgattcccggtcagggccaaTGCTcaggttgttggctcaatccccaatagggggcctaCAGGAGAcggctgattaatgattctctctcatcattgatgcttctatctcttcctcttcctccctctctgaaatcaataaagatatactttaaaaagaaaaagaaaaaagaggttatagatagatatagatatagatatagatatagatatagatatagatatagatatagatatagatactaGTCAGCCACAAAAAAGGTGAtattgtcatttgtgacaacgCGTGTGGATCTTGAGGGTATTGTGCTcagtgaaaaaagtcagacagaaaaatatcaataccacatgatctcactcctatatggaatataaaacaaaaaggcagccaacgaacaaacaaaaacaaaaacaaactcatagatacagaccaCAGTATGGCGGTCACCTGAGGGGAAGGGGTCGGGGGGAGGGTGAATGAGTAAAGGGGTCCGGTACATGGTGACAGACGGAAACTTGGCTGTTGGTGCCGGCGATGCCATAGAGTGTGTAGATAGCGAATCataatgctgtacacctgaagggTATATactgttattaaccaatgttacctcaacataaaaaaaaattatccttaaGATGAAATCCATCTCCCCTCCCTAGTCCCAGGATTTAGGTCTGGTCTCTACTGGCACCAGCTATGTGACCTTTGGCAAGGAATGAAGGGTCATTCAGgaggtaaattaaaataaagacgACAGAATGCTTTCAAAATTATGAAGTGATGACCAAGTGCCAAACATAATCATTGTAAAGCGACTGGGAACGCTGAGctaaccagccctagctggtttggctccgtagatagagcatcaatcagcccgaggactgaagggtcccgggttcgactccagtcaagggcacatacctcagttgcaggcttgatccccgtccctggtcggggtgcatgtaggagaggcaagcaatcgatgtatctctctgacatcaatgtttctctctctgtgtctctccccctgccttccactctctctaaaaaaatcaatggagccctagccggtttggttcagtggatagagcgtcagcctgcatactgaagggtcctgggttcgattccggtcaagggcacctgcccaggttgtgggctcgatccccaggagggggagtgcaggaggcagccgaccaatgattctctctcatcattgatgtttctctctctctctccctcttccttcctctctgaaatcaataaaaaatatattttaaaaataaaataaataaaaataagtggaaaaattatttttgggtgaggataaacaaaaaatattttaaagaaacaagcttgccctagccggttttgctcagtggatagagcgttggcctgcgaactgaaaggtcccaggttcagttctggtcaagggcacatgtctgggttgcgggttcgatccccagttgggggacttgcaggaggcagccaatccatgattctctctcatcatggatgtttctctccctccctcttccttcctctctgaaatcaataaaaatatatttttaaaaaaccaaacttagccgaagccggtttgctcagtggatggagcgtcggcctgcggactgaagggtcccaggttcgattccggtcaagggcatgtacctgggttgtgggcacatccccagtgggagatgtgcagggggcagctgatcgatgtttctctctcatcgatgtttctaactctctatctctctaccttcctctctgtaaaaaaatcaataaaatatatgttaaaaaaacaaaaccaagcttatttaaaacaaacaaaaaaacaagaaaacaactgAACTGACCTGTAGTTCCTTCACGCAGCCCCGAGAGGAACGTTTTGCCCGATGCCTACAGCGACCAGCTGGCCACCGCTCTGAGCACCAACCCGAACCTGATAGAGCTGGCTTTGTACCACAACGCCCTGGGGAGCCAGGGGGTGAAGCTGCTGTGTCAAGGGCTCAGACACCCCAACTGCAAACTTCAGAATCTGAGGTGAGTCTCTAGCTGGTCTGGGAGCTCCTGGCGGTCCCACCTCGCCCTCACGTCGGGCTCTCTGTCAGAAAAGAACTCAGGACGGTGTGTGACTTTGCTCCGGCTGCCGTCACAAAGGGCCACCGTCCGGGTGACTTAAACCACGGAAAGGCATTTCTCACAAGCCTGGAGGCTGGCAGTCCAAGatccaggtgttggcagggttggtgtCTCCTGAGGCCTCCTGCCTCGGCTTGCAGGCGGCCGCCTTTCCCTGTCTTCTCACAGGGTCTtccctctctgtgtgtgtctgtgtcctggtCTCTCCTAatgaggacaccagtcctatgacctcattttaactgaaccagccctggccaggtagctcagtgggttCCAGCATCGTCCCCAtacgcccaggtttcaggttccaccCCAGGTCAAGGAACGTACATGAATCaaccagtcctatataataaaagcctaatatgctaagtgtccaaccattcgtttgaccgttcgaccagtcgctatgatgcgcactgaccaccagggggcacaggctccaaccggtaggttagcttgctgctggggtccagcctgtCAGGAcagggcgagacaggccagacaaaCCCTGGACGAATCTGTGCACAGGACCtctagtgaatgcataaataagtataaCAATAagtctcactctctttctctctctcccttcctctctctaaaataaacaaatatcaaATGCAGTGGGAACTCTTAAAATAGggggggagccctagctggtttggctcagtggatagagcgccagcctgcagactgaagggttccaggttcaattccggtcaacggcatgtgtctgggttgtgggctcggtccccagtagggggcgtgcgggaggtggtcgatcaatgattctctcatcattgatgtttctatctccctctccctccccctcacccttcctctctaaaatcaataaaaatatactaaaaaataaaaataaaataatatattttaaaaatgtattcctttattgatttcagagaggaagggagaaggagagagagatagaaacatcaatgatgagagagaatcacggataggctgcctcctgcacgccccctcctggggatccagcctgcaacccaggcaggtgcccttggccggaatcatgcctgggacccttcagtccgcaggctgaagctctatccactgagccaacccagctagggcaaaaatatatttaaaaa
This is a stretch of genomic DNA from Myotis daubentonii chromosome 15, mMyoDau2.1, whole genome shotgun sequence. It encodes these proteins:
- the NLRP12 gene encoding NACHT, LRR and PYD domains-containing protein 12, whose protein sequence is MPGTAARDGLCLLAAYLEELEAAELKKFKLYLGVATEVGEDRIPRGRMETAGPLEMAQLLVAHRGVREAWLLALSIFERIHRRDLWERGRREDLVRDTPPAGPCSLGSQSACSPEVFAGTPRKDPRETYRDHVRRKFRLMEDRNARLGECVNFSHRYTRLLLVKEHSTPLRAQQKLLDMGRAHARAGGHQASLIQMDTLFEPDAERPEPPRTVVLQGAAGMGKSMLAHKAMLDWADGRLFQGRFDYLFYINCREMNRGAPERSARDLLSGCWPEPSAPLGELLRVPERLLFIIDGFDELQPSFHDPRGPWCVGWEEKRPPELLLSSLIHKKLLPEASLLITTRPTALEKLHRLLEHPRHVEILGFSEAERKEYFHKYFQDAEQARHVFSCVRDNEPLFTLCFVPLVCWVVCTCLKQQLEGGGLRRQATRTTTAVYLLYLLSLMQPRPGSPTLRRPPNQTGLCSLAADGLWSQKILFEEQDLRRHGLDGADVSSFLNMNIFQKDINCEKFYSFIHLSFQEFFAAVYYVLDGADRAAGPERSLARLLAEYGLSERSALALTVRFLFGLLNEEARSYLEETLGWKVSPRVQAELLEWIRGKALSEGSTLQQGALELLSCLYEIQEEAFIRRALSHFQVVVVSDMATKMEHAVSAFCLKHCANALVLHLHGAAYRADEEEEEEEVKGPRFIPSRSPERNVLPDAYSDQLATALSTNPNLIELALYHNALGSQGVKLLCQGLRHPNCKLQNLRLKRCRVPSAACQDLAAALAANKNLMRMDLSSNALGLPGVRLLCEGLRHPKCRLQMLQLRKCQLEAGAGQEVASVLSSNRHLVELDLTDNALEDAGLRLLCEGLRHPVCRLQTLWLKICHLTAAACEDLASTLPVNQSLMELDLGLNDLGDPGVLLLCEGLRHPQCKLQTLRLGICRLSAAACEGLAAVLQSNRHLRELDLSFNDLGDRGMWWLCEGLQHPTCRLQKLWLDSCGLTAKSCEDLSSTLGVNQTLTELYLTNNALGNTGVRRLCKRLRHPGCKLRVLWLFGVNLSTVTHRELAALRWTKPSLDIGC